TCGGCCCGGCAGCGGCGCCGATCCCCGGCGTTGAGCGGAGCTCTTCCCGGGCAAGCGCTTCCCGAAGGGGATACTGCCTGTGGTAATCGGCGATTCTGCCGACTATCCACTCTTTGAGCTCCTCATAAACAACGGCAGATAAAACGCGCAGTTCCTCGCGATCAACTAAAATAACCTTCCTGTCCGCAAACATCCCTCCCAGAATTTTAGCGAGCCGTTTGGCGGGAATGCCGGCGCGCACAACAAGCGCCCCGCTGGCAATCCCCTCGATCCCGGCCCTTCTGACGATCACTTCTATTTTTCTGATCTCGTCATCACCGGCCAGTATCTCGAAATCACTGATTATTCCCGCCTCTGTTTTTTTATGCTTCGCCGGAAGCGGATCGACAATCACCCCGCCGCCGATCGTCGTTACCGGGGAATAGCTGCGCACGACAAATCTGTCTCCGGCAACCGCGGCCAAGGGTTCCTCCAGAACAAGCTGAACACAGCCCTCCTCCCCCGGTTCCAGAAAATCGCGATCGTAGAGAACAAACCTTGCCATGATCTCGCTTGTTCCCACATGCAGACGGACAATCGTCCTGTTCATTATTTTCTTCCCGGCGCTCTTTAAGTGATTGTATGCACAATCAAGCCGCCGGGATGCCTGCAATGAACCGACATTGGCCAGAATGGAGCCCCGTTCGATTTCCTCCCGGTCTGTTCCCTGCAGATTGACAGCCGTTCTCTGCCCCGCCTCAGCCGTTTTCACCGGTTCGTTATGCACCTGAATGCCGCGCACCTTCGCCCGAAAACCGGCCGGGAAAAATTCCACATCCTCGCCCACCGTCACACGGCCGGAGATCAGCGTCCCGGTGATGACGGTGCCGAACCCCTTCATCGAAAAAACCCTGTCCACAGGCAGGCGCAATATGCCGATATCCTGCGTCTCCTGTATCTCTTCGACGCTCTTTTCGATTACGTCCAGCAACGCCGGGATTCCCTCCCCGGTAAACGAGGAAACCGGAACGACCGGCATCCCCTCAAGGAACGTGCCCGTCAGGAAGGAGCGGATATCCTCCTGCACCAACTCCAGCCAATCCCGATCCACCATGTCGATCTTGGTAACAACGACAACCCCCTTGCGGATGCCGAGCAGGGAGCAGATCTGCATGTGCTCGCGGGTCTGCGGCATAACGCCCTCGTCGGCGGCAATGACCATCGCCACAAGATCGATGCCGGCCGCACCCGCAACCATGTTTTTGACGAATCTTTCATGGCCGGGGACATCAACAATTCCGACCGTTTGTCCGCCGGGAAGCGCCAGCGAGGCAAAACCCATTTCAATGGTAATCCCGCGTTCCTTTTCCTCTTTCAGACGATCGGTGTCAACGCCGGTGAGTCTCTTGATCAGCGCCGTCTTGCCATGATCGACATGGCCGGCTGTCCCCATTACGATGTGTTTCATGCGGCGGAACCTAACAGACTATTCGGCTTTTCTCAAGAGAAAAAGGATTGCCGGGCAGGAGGCATCGGCAACTGTTGAAGAATGCGTCGGGAATGGGCCTGACATCCAGAAAATCGACCTTGCCGACCTGACGGACGCCTTTGAGAATCAATGGCTTGCGATACTTAGAATCTTTCCCTTTCAATAAATTGTTTAATATCAATCGCTCCATATTGCACCTCCCCCGCTGGTTGTGGCTCAGGTTAGTGCAGTGTTTCAGACTATCCACCTGCCGTTGAACATGCACTCTCTATTGAGCCAATTGCAAAACTATTTGTCATTCCCGAAAGCGGAGCTTAATGTACACAATGCTTCTATCGGGAATACGGTTTTTCAAGCAGTTGGAACCAGATTATGAACATTAAACTTCGTTTTCCCGCTTAAAATCATTGATGAAATCCTCGATGACACTGAATATCACGATAGAGTTGAATCTCATTTCTGCGTATTTCAAGGGGGAAGACTCAGGATAAGAGGATAAATCCGGGAATAACCATTTACCCGGTTCCATCAAAAACTATTTCAGTTTATGCCCCCGTTTTGTCTCGGCACAAAAAGCAAAACTTTCAGATAATCGTGTATTCTCAGTAAAACCGGCTCTCGATAGATAAAAGATAGATGGAATTAATGAAGCGATTAGGCGCTGGGGGTGGCGGGCGACGAAAGATCGGCCCGGCTGACTATCAGGTGGGAATGTCAACCGAAAATTGACAACCTGTGATGGCCCAAGCCATCTTTGATATGGGATGGCGCATAAGGGAGATAACCACCCAGACAGAGCTGGATTCCGACAAAGTCGCCGAGGCTTTCTTTACCAACATCAAGAAATACGATTACGATTTATGCTTTGGGACCTACATCGATCACGGTTATGGAGTTCCATCCCTCGGAGGCGTCCTTGATATCCCTGAAAAATTTGGGGTCAGTGTTTCGGTCAAGGAACACCCCGTCAGTAAAAAGGAAGATTGGAACAGGATCAAAAAGAAATTTCCTCTCGACCCATTGAAACATGACCGAATGCCCCAGGCGCTTAAGGCGCTCAAGGCGGTCTGCAAAGAGCTCGGTGCAACTCATCCTATTTCTCCGATGTCTTATGTGGGCATTGGGTTTGTTCAACATCTTTTCCGAAAAGTGAGCGACCTAACGGTTGACTGTTATGAAGATCCGGACTGGGTCGATGAAATGTGCCAA
This DNA window, taken from Syntrophobacterales bacterium, encodes the following:
- the selB gene encoding selenocysteine-specific translation elongation factor, producing MKHIVMGTAGHVDHGKTALIKRLTGVDTDRLKEEKERGITIEMGFASLALPGGQTVGIVDVPGHERFVKNMVAGAAGIDLVAMVIAADEGVMPQTREHMQICSLLGIRKGVVVVTKIDMVDRDWLELVQEDIRSFLTGTFLEGMPVVPVSSFTGEGIPALLDVIEKSVEEIQETQDIGILRLPVDRVFSMKGFGTVITGTLISGRVTVGEDVEFFPAGFRAKVRGIQVHNEPVKTAEAGQRTAVNLQGTDREEIERGSILANVGSLQASRRLDCAYNHLKSAGKKIMNRTIVRLHVGTSEIMARFVLYDRDFLEPGEEGCVQLVLEEPLAAVAGDRFVVRSYSPVTTIGGGVIVDPLPAKHKKTEAGIISDFEILAGDDEIRKIEVIVRRAGIEGIASGALVVRAGIPAKRLAKILGGMFADRKVILVDREELRVLSAVVYEELKEWIVGRIADYHRQYPLREALAREELRSTPGIGAAAGPKIFLIALHDLEKKGKIVVEREMIRLKEHEVRLDVDLGSLRESLSSAYRKGGLTPPTAREIAAMFPDRKKEVASLEQLMLREGEIVRISEDLNFHRDVLVKLREEYKRMLIKDGEATPASVRELTGLSRKFIIPLMEYFDSTKLTMRAGDKRILRERTET
- a CDS encoding uroporphyrinogen decarboxylase family protein: MAQAIFDMGWRIREITTQTELDSDKVAEAFFTNIKKYDYDLCFGTYIDHGYGVPSLGGVLDIPEKFGVSVSVKEHPVSKKEDWNRIKKKFPLDPLKHDRMPQALKALKAVCKELGATHPISPMSYVGIGFVQHLFRKVSDLTVDCYEDPDWVDEMCQVATDFSMDWIRAQYEAGANTHLTLNDSFGTELGGPGGGVLMAPSCQLLPATPGLHFKAWVDATHKYGKYPSGSWKQGC